TAGATTCAGTTTCTAAAGAGGGAAAACAAGGCTCACACGCACACCGTCATCCCCACTGATTCTGAGTTCACCATCAAGCTGCAGCTGCAAGGCCGGTAACAGGGTCCACAAGTACGGCATCAGGTTTGAAGTCCATTACAAGGTCCTGCATCTCTGTGAGGTGGGATTCAAGCCCAAGTGATGTGGGCCTGTCAGCGTGTATCATGAGTTTATCATCAAGGTAATCTGTGAGGTGGATCCCCACCGATTCCATGTTACGGATGACCTGATCTGCGGGCTCCTCATTGGCAAAGTAGAGGCAGCGTTCACCGCGGCGGCAGGCCTCATAGGCAAACTTTGAAAGAAGGGTGGTCTTACCGGCCCCTGTAGTACCGGATATCAGGACACTGGAACCCCTGTATACACCCCCACCCAGCATATCATCAAGGTCAGGTATCCCGGTGGAGACAAGTTCCCTGCTGACACTGGAATCAAGTTTGAGGGAGGTTATCGGGAAGATTGAGATTCCCCTCTCATTGATGAGGAAGGGGTACCTGTTGAGGCCGTGGCTGGAGCCCCGGTACTTGACTATTCTCATGTGTCTTGTTCCAACCTCCCCATCGAAGGTGTGGGTGAGGTGTATGACACAGTCAGAGATGTAGTCCTCAAGTCCATGTGTTGGTTTACCACCAGAGTCCCCGGCTGTGAATACACTTGTAACCCCCAGCCCATTCAGCCAGGATATGAGGTGGCGCAGTTCCATGTGGAGGGGGCCCCTATCTGATACGCCATCAAAGAGGCTGTCCACCTTATCAAGGACAACCCTGCTGGCCCCCGTGGTTTTAACAGCATCCTCGATCCTTATCTTAAGGGCA
This sequence is a window from Methanothermobacter sp.. Protein-coding genes within it:
- a CDS encoding ATPase domain-containing protein, coding for MESYSLDALKIRIEDAVKTTGASRVVLDKVDSLFDGVSDRGPLHMELRHLISWLNGLGVTSVFTAGDSGGKPTHGLEDYISDCVIHLTHTFDGEVGTRHMRIVKYRGSSHGLNRYPFLINERGISIFPITSLKLDSSVSRELVSTGIPDLDDMLGGGVYRGSSVLISGTTGAGKTTLLSKFAYEACRRGERCLYFANEEPADQVIRNMESVGIHLTDYLDDKLMIHADRPTSLGLESHLTEMQDLVMDFKPDAVLVDPVTGLAAAA